Within Spinacia oleracea cultivar Varoflay chromosome 4, BTI_SOV_V1, whole genome shotgun sequence, the genomic segment aacttgaataaatataaattatcaaaactactaatttaaatcatgaaaactttaattaacttattaaaacataaatactaatttaaataaattgaaggggaagaaataaccaaaattaaGGAGGAGAGAAGTAGCTAGGCTGGGCGGCGGTGCACGGCGCGGCAGCGACATACGGTTGGGCTGGCGAAGGTGGTGCTATGCGGGTGGCGAGGAGACTCGTGAAGGCTGTGCAAAACAGAAATAGGAGTGAGGGAAGCAAGCACGAAACAAAAGATAGGAGAGGACGAAAGAGAGAAAGAACCACGGGGAGGGGAGAGTGTGTTACAGGCGGAGGAGACAGGTGTCGGGTGGTGGTTTGGTCACCAGCAGGAAACAATTGTGGCAACTGTGAGAACCGAAACAGGTGAGGAGGAGAATGACAAGAAATTCGAAACAAGAAAGAAGAAGGAACAAATAGAGGGGAGAGGGGAGTTACCGTCGACGGCGGTGAGAGCAAGGCGGCGCGGCAAGGGAACGACGCGGCAACCGCGagtaggtggtggtggtgcgcTGCTGGTGGTGGCTGAGCAAAGAGAGGAGCAATATTTAGGTTTCCTGGTTCACGTGAGGGAGAAGGAGTAAGGAGAGAAGAGggttttgtgtttttatttttttgctttttaCGTGCAATTGAAAGAGGGAGTAAAGAGTTTTGGGTTTATAATATTGGGCattacccaattgggctagaattaggatttagttttcggatttcaacccaaaattgattaggatcgttttctaaattcaatcggttttcgtaattcgaattcttttcaacgtgagattctaaaattattttgatttcgtaaatcgttaaaaatattcaaaatgtaattaactaaaataaatatacgttaattatatatttactattaaaattcgtaaattctattaaaatataaataactatacgttaaaatatattaataaaatttataaatttacgggggatttcacctacgcttaggtattcaaggtacgtacaagtctagggtgaccacacttatttgtcaagggacattacatgattgttattgatgtgaattatatttatGTGGACTTggtggattcatatttgttttggtcaacgatcatgtggattattatattggaaGTATTGATTTATTGGTTGagcaagcatgttgggattattatgagtatggatttcattgtcaatcaggTTGTTCAATGtctatgcatgtatggtttgtttcacatgcaagggatgaattatttatttttatgctattgcacgggatgtctagcatacttttgagccaattattcgtaccacgttgtactatttattttaccacatgtgaagggttagctcacgtaagccaccgcacatgtagggttcagttgggaatattttatatgaaatgaattaggatttgtcgtgcaagggcacaaccctcatgttaataggcatgatgtggaatctcaccttttgtgagaaggaacttggtagtaatttcactacgtcttgattgattgatcacaagtcttaaaggattaaaatgagattggtttggttgtcgtttattaatgtatgtatgtatgtatgtaagttcgttgagtctcgagttcgcctttaataaaatattaataaatgtaaagtgcaaccagaacaagcttcaaaactcttggaacgtatataccttgagtatgaacaatggggggagacttgccggaaagcttgaatctcctactaatgatacaagacattgtttcattcaatttatgcgctggaattccgtcagtatggccgacactcggtatggtccgttatttattatttactatggtgtttggtgggctcccaacaccattcctttatggaacatccttttggcccgttcgaagcttattctaattaaattgtgagtcaagagtcgagtcttgtattcaagATTTACGTGTtgattattaaatggcttttgcatgttgattagtacttagtgagtgatgcatgtttatagttttatttcactctagccttgtaagtactcagcttttgctgactacgtgctttgtgtctttttgtcatggcctttgccttaatgaccctatgatgatccatcatttgcacttgcattgttggggagtagaataatatagcaggttggtagatcgaagtacgatcgaaatcatgtggcttgggatgattgagagagttgcattctttcgtactttaaaactattttaaaTACTTTCATCATGTTTTGggttgttgaattttaatactttggttttagggccgttatggttccaacttgtaggaggcctcaataactattatttatgttgtttgaaagttagttgacattaatttccgctgcgtaattctgctACTAGCCTTAACAGTTAttacggtggcggtaatactttagtaattcctttattttaagttggaaaatggttttataaaagcaaggaattattagggtgttacaaagtggtatattagagcttagtttcattccttctttgtagtaagcaatactacaaagtggtaatcggagactaatgcttctttgtagtaattcatactacaaagtggtagttgcggaactttaggattttttaaaatattattttcctaaagtcaaaacgtattattttgagtactcaatattttaaaggtcaaatatcaattattttgggtcgtttgaaataagttgaaaagtttggattattatttaaattaattaattttttccgaaatttttaattatttgaaattttcgaaataaattcgaatttatttcttttaatttttcggattttcttttaaatgtccgaatttatttatttattctaatttattttcgaacttaaaaaaacaaaaaaaaaatcagattttcttTTAGTTAATATCCGaatttaattcatttaaattaataattctttttaattttcgattttaattttaataatttcaactaaggtaggagttatttcttaattaatttcgaaatttaatattactttcaagtgaggaatgggtagattaagaagggcatattagtttaagtatgcattttatgtgattatgtgatttAATAATTGCCATGCATGTATGTGTTtagaccatgttttattttgccTTGTATGATTTTTTGCATCAtaattcatgttgagcatatacttgtgcattgaaattgtatggctccacgaactaattattgtatcctttttgggttggaatttctttgggaacgcgttagtaatactttttagttgtgaattttcagggtttaagatgctaccttctaagttctcaAGTCTAGGATACGTAGAGAAGCTGGATAACGAGACTCCTCATATGTATGTTCAAAAGATCGTGTTTCCTTGCTACTAATTTGCTTCAACCAAGGATATGCCACATCTTAGGCAAAatgatatgatggctagtatggttattcattgtttgccccataagaacccttacatagaccttaagaacaagttcagtgacatgcactataatgatggtacccctaattggtacaaatatgggactggagatggtaggtggaagtatgatactgaggttctcactactatcttagaggttgcggagaatagctatgaggatgggaaatactctgcgggtctaggtatgggctatggaggagaagaaagtgatggtgaagaTGGTGCGAtgcatgatgagcaagctaatgatattgaggaggatgatgatgatgtagttaagattgagaatcctaatcctgtagttcctgaaccaacaattgagatatctagtggatctgaggatgagcttaaagagaacaatgtggttgatagtgagccacaacaggatgatgaggctatggatgaagactttgatccggaagaagactcagatgatcctaatgatcaagactttactccagagcaatacaaagaaaggaatgatcgtcgtgataacattagtctttagagaaatgtaatccttatttatttcgttgaataataaagtggcaaagctactacttaTGATTATTAGTTCAATTACagtttggagaaataaaagttatatcaataatggatgtaagacttatcattgaagtattaataaaagcattgaatttccttttcggtatctcttaagttcaaatttcaattctaggtttcgtgggtatcgcaaagggattaattgttatttcttcaatgaaattttatgtgcaagatGGTCAatttagcaaccatctaaaattACATGCATTGAATAGGTGGGAGAGAAGGCCCAAAGTTGGCGCCAACTTCCCCTAGGACGCGTGTCatttgtgttcttgttgtgagtgggttcgttgtcgaactagtgccttagtaatgtcgtgtccaacaaatattaaagttagtctttgaaggaaataagtccttcacccaaggtgcattaagtctaataccaaggttcagattaattgcgaacaattaattcagtgagatcaagtgatcggaacagctagctggagcaatgcttccgatcattgagttctaatgaatattaagctcacagcttactcttgactgaacctacaaggtcacaccaatgacacgtaacagatcaccggattaaatgaatcggaaattcatttaatagcttttcgggaattagttggaaaacgtattatacgacacgaccttgcatcggaatcgtatatcgtatcgcgaatattcgtaagctaggcgaaacgaataaatcgtatcgtacgatggtgattcgtcgtatacgaaacgataaataatatatcggaaatatattaaatcgcgaatacgaagagcggcccacgagccgagtgcacgaagcactcaaggcccatgggcgcactGGGCATGCAAGCAAGGCCGCAACAACACGGTAGCGATGGCCCATGGTCGAGCGAGCtgcgcgtgtgtgcgcgcgggccgaaGCAGCGACACAGCAACAgcaagcgcggcccacggcccagcgtgctgtgctcgtgtgctcttgcgcgggcttgctggccggccttgcccttgtggctcggtcggttagtaaggttatgttaataaccttctaaccctttttccaacacatacaattcagtcacacaaaaaccctagagtcacagagaaccctaattctctatgtgcctccaaagtgtgttcatcccaaaaggcaaaaactcttgatcgattgtctaagctacgataatcaagacggatctgatggtgtcggtgaaccaagtagaggaccgacaagtggagttctaagttcgtgttcgttgacaatttgtggaaaacacgcttcaaacgtaagtctgcttaatatgtgctttaCAAGTGTCTTACTAAGGTGCTGTGTGGAAGGCTTAGACAGATTCTACCAGATCTTATCTTAGAAAACCAAGGGGGCTTTGTGCATGGTAGGTTCATTGTTCATAATATAATGGTTGTTCAGGATTTGGTGAGACAGTATGGAAGGAAGGGTGTGAAGCCTAGTTGTCTCATGAAGATAGATTTACAAAAAGCTTATGATACTGTGGATTGGCAATTTCTTCAGGAAATGTTAGAGCAGTTAGAGTTTCCACAGCATTTTGTAAACTTGGTGATGCAATGTGTTTCCACTCCCATGTTCTCTCTGATGTTCAATGGTTCCATGCATGGGTTTTTTAAATCCAAGAGGGGTTTGAGGCAGGATGATCCCATTTCACCACTCTTATTTGTCATATGCATGGAGTATCTGTCAAGACTCTTACATAAGATGAGTGATATGCCTTTGTTTGATTTCCATCCAAGGTGTAGAGAGATCAAGCTCACCCATCTGTGCTTTGCTGATGATTTGATCTTATGTTGTAAGGGTGAGTATCCTTCTATTCTTTTGCTGCTCAAGACTTTTAAACTTTTCTCTGTTTCTTCTGGCCTCAAAGCTAATCAACAGAAGTCATCTATTTACTGTCATGGCATGTCAGATACTGAAGTTCAGAGGGTGGTAGATGTTTCTGGTTTTACCAGAAGCAATCTTCCTTTCAAATATTTGGGGGTCCCAATTTGCTCTAAAAAGATCTCTGTAGCTCAATGTAGTCATTTGGTGGATAAAATTGTTGCTAGAATCAAAATTTGGAGCTCCAAAAATCTGTCTTATTCTGCAAGAGTGCAGTTGATCAATTCTGTTTTGATGAGTCTGCATATCTAATAGGCTCAAATTTATGTGTTGCCAAAGAGTGTGTTGCATGACATTGGGAGGATCTGTAGGGCCTTTTTGTGGAGTGGACAAGCATACAGTCAGAAACCTAGAAATGTTGCTTGGGATAATACTTGTTGTGGCAAGCAATTTGGTGGTTTGGGTTTTAGGGATATAATTCTGTGGAACACAGCAGCAATGGGCAAATATGTTTGGGCTCTGACTATTAAGCAGGATAATGTGTGGATCAAGTGGATCTCTTCAGTGTATCTCAAAGATGGGGATTGGTGGGAGTATAAACCTCCAGTTGCTGCAAGTTGGTATTGGAAGCAAATCTGTAAAACAAAAGAACACCTGAAGCAGTTCTTCACTCAGTCTAACTTCAGAGGTATGACAACTTATTCTGTGAAGCAGGTTTATGAAACCATAATTGGCAATAAACCTAGAGTACATTGGGACAAAGTAGTTTGGAATAGATTGAATAACCCCAAACATAGATTTATTGGCTGGCTAGCTATGCAGCCAGAATTGGAGTTAGTCAGTCAGCTATGTGTTTGATCTGTGGGCAAGGAGATGAAACTCATCAGCATCTGTTTTTTCAGTGTGTTTATAGTTGTGATTGCATCAGAGCTGTTAAATCCTGGTTGGGTATGTCCACTAATAGTAACAACCTCACCAGGTTGATTAATCAAATTGGTCATAGCAGGTGGTCTAAATTTAAGAAGCAGGTATATTATGCAGTTTTGATGGCTGCAGTGTATCTGATTTGGAATTGTAGGAATACTAGTTTCTGGGATAACTATGTTCCTACTGTGAATCATACTGTGAACAAGGTAAAGCAAGTGGTGAGAGGTAGAATTCATGCTGTCATGCCTAAGAGTGTTAGCAAAAGAGACAGTGAGTGGTTCATGAGTTTGTAATGTTGTAGCTTGTTGTTTTTGCAGCTTTGTATAGCTGGTTGTTGCTGACTCCTTGTGATTagggtccaacctagttggttcgtAATGCTTGGAGTTATCTTAGGTTGTATTTTTGTTTGACATTAATATATCTCTcacttgcttagcaaaaaaaaaatctgtgctttatacatgcttcctggctttggggattgtttccgcacatgttattatgtttaactgtattcccatagattggtatcatgagccttatgtattcaaagcatattttagcatgatttatttgtttttgcatctgtcgaaaatttgggattttttgttgaattttcggaattattatgaattattggatgaattgcgataagctgttccgaaatcaaaaagattcttttttcgatttttaaaaccctaatctgatggaaaacgattttctaagatcaactcatgggaACGGatttgcaaaaacaggcctcgaagcgtcgttttttgggcgtttgtgttaatattttaataaaaattaaaagtgtcggacagtaattcaattaaaaggtcgacctaaactactaggaattgcttgaaattttgagacaatgtttctgggtatattctCGATCTATGGtaataatttcagatttttccgataagtataaaccctaatttttcctttccccaattcgtaaaatttagaaccctaattattttttaaataatttaggtttaataattcggttaattaggaaagggaatataatttcatgggtcagtggctaattttaaaaattattggattaaaattttgaatgatttcgttaattttaatcgcacttaaacctaatattaaaatctgaaatttaaatgttaaaaaacgatttaaagttttggattttattatttaaaagttcaaaattttcaagttgattcgttcgttcttaaaaatttgaataatgttagccgtgatttaataattaaacgaaattggattgtcgttaaagtttattaaatcgttaaaaatcgttgtttttcgaaaataaaaattggaacctttttttgaaaaataatattaatgcaagttcgtgaaattaaatttattttgaattgagttggtccgtaggcacgaaccaaaggcacgaacacgatgtgtggtggacgtatggctcgacgagccatgcgggctgctgtacgagtgccgagccgcagcgacacgggcagcagcaagcgagttgcgtgcctcgtgcgcgctgggcgaggaaagggcaagcaaggttgtgccttggcttgcgagtgctgcgacgaagcaaggcgcaaGGCCTGCGACGTGCAGCACAACGATGGGCACAACGACGAGCGCGCAGGGGCAGCTAGCGCTGTGGGCACGCATGCTCGGCTGCGGGGTGTCGAGCGTTGCTCgtatgcctcgtaggccacacacaaggggcaatgggctgggcgcaagtcTAGCCCAACAATGCACTTGgactttttcgttgaaaattgtttatttcgttgggtttcgcatatttgcattaatttgggctaacggggtatttaatttaatattttatttgcttgggccgggccgcgagttttaatttaatatttcataattaattatccggaataattattggtttgagtgggagccactaaattaaattaaaatgaaataattaattttaattattttcgtaggtcgcattattttaatcaaattcgattttaattagaataaagtctaaggattaataatttggaaattgattagtcttttaggacgcgtttatgtgaacgtgaattttaattaattcacgtaaatacttgcatatttatatgggccattcgttttagcatacgaatggatgaatgcataaaatatatatatttatgtaatgcaggtactccaagtgactagtatggccatttaggatagtgaaatacggtatgcgtaccgttctatctttgaatgtaaagttttaaatatggtctgcgtaccatggaaattttgatgtaatttatgattttcaagtatttctaagtttggaactttaagttagcaattgaacgaagattcaagacgatgccaagctaacaaggaggtgatgtagattggatgcttcaaaacaagatgttttgggtcatactagatcaccatttatttatgcaatttgatatatatatatatatatatatatatatatatatatatatatatatatatatatatatatatatatatatatatgtatatatatatatgtatatatatatatatatatatatacatatatatatatatatatatatatatatatatatatatattatgcgtgaatgtatgaatgtatgtatgctttgcatgaataggttgtttcatatgactcgattagattaagttcactaaataatcgaaccaacatagaaaaaactaggtccaaagtaatattgagtttaaaattgccttccaaatcaagcacttacaaaaatctaaggatctaaggtagtaggtttacgctaaagcgaggtgctattttagttgacttaggtggtaaggcgtcctaaaggagcacgttgattgtggtttcaactcaaacaactatggcattatgttgtggcaatgggataaattatggtattactttattaaccaagagtaatttggagattactagcaataggttttgcttacctaaaatcttaaactagcagtaggttttgcttacctaaaatcaaacaaactcaagaatagatatatgtttctttatgagcgactcatagaaacaaaaggtattgattctaccacaaatctgagaacatatggttgtttcttaagataatgtcttttaggaaaccatcatatttccaaaaaggcaagtgggagaaaaatgacct encodes:
- the LOC110796973 gene encoding uncharacterized protein, whose amino-acid sequence is MVVQDLVRQYGRKGVKPSCLMKIDLQKAYDTVDWQFLQEMLEQLEFPQHFVNLVMQCVSTPMFSLMFNGSMHGFFKSKRGLRQDDPISPLLFVICMEYLSRLLHKMSDMPLFDFHPRCREIKLTHLCFADDLILCCKGEYPSILLLLKTFKLFSVSSGLKANQQKSSIYCHGMSDTEVQRVVDVSGFTRSNLPFKYLGVPICSKKISVAQCSHLAQIYVLPKSVLHDIGRICRAFLWSGQAYSQKPRNVAWDNTCCGKQFGGLGFRDIILWNTAAMGKYVWALTIKQDNVWIKWISSVYLKDGDWWEYKPPVAASWYWKQICKTKEHLKQFFTQSNFRGMTTYSVKQVYETIIGNKPRVHWDKVVWNRLNNPKHRFIGWLAMQPELEAVKSWLGMSTNSNNLTRNTSFWDNYVPTVNHTVNKVKQVVRGRIHAVMPKSVSKRDTLYSWLLLTPCD